The Desulfatiglans sp. genomic sequence GAGACTGTGATAGCCTTTGCTGTGATATTCACAGTGCCATCTTGCGCAATAATGTCGTAACCCTCCTGATTCGAATAGAGGCCGGTAAGAGAAATAGCATGTTCCCCCACATCTTTACCTATAGCAGTATAAACTGGGGCTCCCGAAATCTTTCCTGCGTCAATAGTCATATCCCAGTTGTGGGCCACCCCGGCTATTGTGGTTGTTCCGTTATAAACCCTGGTCAAATCGCTTACAGTGACCGTGGCCGCAGTCATGAAACTGCGTAAAAGCGGGTAGGTATTACCTTCATAGATACGCCAGGTTTTTCCCGTGCCGCCTGTATCGTCGATGTCCCAGGCCCAGGATTCACCCATGAAGGTGGTCAATTTCTTCATGTCTTCGGTGTTTTTGAGGTCACCTTTGCCCGTATCATTTTGACCGGTGGTATCACTGTAAAAGGAGTTTGTTACAGTGCCGCCAGCATTATATCCCAACAGACCGCCCACATAGTCTGTCCCCGACACTGACCCGGTTGCGTAGCTGTTTGTTATGCTGGAATTGCTGCCTCCAACCAGACCTCCAACACCTCCTGTTCCCGACACTGATCCGGTTGCGTAGCTATTTGTTATGCTGCTCGAATCTGTGTTAGTTCCTACCAGCCCGCCAACATTATCATCTCCCAATACCACTCCGGTCGCATAGCTGTTTGTTATACTGCTTGAATCTACGATAGCACCCAACAGCCCGCCAACATGTTCATGTCCCGACACTGACCCGGTAGCGTAGCTATTTGTTATGGTGCTTGAACCAATGCCCCCTGCCAGGGCGCCTACAAAAACGTCTCCTTCTATGGACCCGCCAATGACCCCCACATTGCTCACAGCAGCATTATCTGTACCTCCAAAGAGGCCGACATAATCCGTATCAGGCCGGTTGATAACAAGCCCTGAAATCGTGTGACCAAGCCCATCAAAGGTGCCAGTAAACAAAACATTCCAAGCATTTCCTATTGGGTCAAAGCCTGTTGACGTATTCCACAATCCGGATGCCTGTGTAAGCTCTCCCATATCTATATTATTAGCCAGTGTATAGTCCGCATCAAGATCAAGCTGCATCAACTGTAATTGATGGGCATTGGTGATGTTGGTACTGTATTCCATACGCAGAAAGGGACGGGTATTGCCATCTATCATATACCATGTGTCAGTAAAGTCCCAGCCTGAATAATTTTTCTGTTCCATCATCTGTTCTGTGGACATGGGTATGCCAAAATCCGAATCACTTTTGCCGGTGGTATCACTGTCGTAAAAGGAGTTTGTTACGGTGCTTAGCTCGGTTGATTTCACTCCCACCAGGCCTCCTGCAAAGCTGGATCCTGTCACCGCCCCTGTCGCGTAGCTAGTTGTTATGGTGCTGTCTCCAATGCCCCCTACCAGGCCTCCCACACTACTATCAACACCTGATACCGTTCCGGTCGCATAGCTGTTTTCTATGGTGCTGAGGGAAATGGCCCCTGCCAGGCCACCCACATAGTAACTGGATCCTGCCACCGCCCCGGCCGCATAGCTGTTTGTTATGCTGCTCCTGTGATTATACCCCACCAGGCCTCCTGCAAAGCTGGATCCTGTCACTGCCCCGGTGGAGTAGCTGTTTGTTATGTCGCTGTAGTCATAATTGTATCCCACCAGGCCTCCTACATAGCTGGATCCTGTCACTGCCCCGGTGGAGTAGCTGTTTGTTATAATGCTGTAGTCATAATTGTACCCCACCAGGCCTCCTACTATATTTTTACCTGCTATGTACCCGCCAATGATTCCCACATTGCTCACCGCAGCATTATCAGTACCTCCAAAGAGGCCGACATAATCCGTATCAGGCCGGTTAATCACAAGACCTGAAATCGTGTGGCCCAGGCCGTCAAAGGTGCCGATGAATGAGTTTGAATTGTTGCCTATGGGGACAAAACCGGCATAGGTTTCAGGATCAGTCCCTTTAGGATTCCAGGTGGCGGTGGCTGCTGCGTCGATATTGCCGCCCAGTGCATAGTTGCCGGAAAGATTACCAGTTATCCCTTGAAGATCGGTTGTGGTGGTGCTGCCCGCGCTACCCAGTGTTTTTATCACCGTGAAAAGTTTAACTGTTCCGTTTGATCCCAGCTTTGTGCTGAAATTATCACCTGCGGGCAGATTGACCGGACCATTTACTGAGTATGAGGCTGTATTTCCCCATGCTGTGGCCCCCTGGCCATATTCCAGTGCAAGTTTAGCTGAACCGGAGCCAAATAGCTCGCGGTTGATTTCTATGTTACGATGGGCGTTGAGAGTCAGGGTGTTGGCTGACCAGGTGATGCGGTCATTGACAAATATGTCGCCGCTTCCTTCTGTAGCTCCGTCAGCGCTTAAAATGGTGACACTGGTGCTGCCCAGATTGGTGGAAAGCTGACTGCCTGTAATGTCACCGCCGGTCGCAGCTATGGTGTAATCCTGAGGATCGATCAGCCAGGTTCCTGTGAATCCCTGGGGTGCGGCGGTGGTAATGACTGCTCCTTCTTGTACCGTTACCTTTGCTGCCGATGTCTCTATGAACCCCCCATCACCCCCATCCGGGGCGGATGCGTCCAGTCTGCCGCCCACAATAGTCTCTCCGGATTCCATATCTGATAAAAGGAGAATGCGTCCGGATCTGTTTTCCAGGGTTTTGGCCTCTATTTTGCCACTGTTATTAATCACTGCCTGGGTTAACTCATCCGCTGCCCTGGCGGTCATGATGACTGTGCCGCTATCAGCCTGAATAATGCCTTTATTTTCTATCTGTGCATCTATGGCGCCCTGATCCACTGTAAATGTCACAAGGCTGTCACCTGTGAAGTCCAGACTTACCCTGTTGCCTGCCGAGAGCACAGTCGTGCCGGAAGGGGTGTTTATGGTGCCCTGATTCCTTATCTCCGGGGCAATAAAGGCCACATAACCGCCCTTAAATGCCTGAATCACACCCTCATTTATGACTGACCCGGCATTTCCGCTCTTCTCAAAACTATATTTACCTGCTAAAAAATTATCATTGGAGATATTGAGTGTTGATGCAGTAAGAGCGCCTACATCCACCTGTGCGGTGGGGCCGAAATACACGCCTGAAGGGTTGAGCAGGTATATCTGTCCGTTTGCAGTAAGGCTTCCGAATATCTGTGAGGGGTTCTGGTCATGAATGCGGTTGAGGGCTACACTGGACGTGCCCGGCTGCTGAAAGTTTACAGATGCATCTGTTCCTATATTGAAGGTATCCCATTCGGCAACCATATGTTCTGTTTGCTGCTCCACGGTCATGGAGGAGCCGGATTGGGATATATCCGCCTCTCCTGCAATCACTTGACCATTGGTGGGCAATTCACCAGGATCAAGGGCCTGAGCCTCGCCTATTGATACCATTAGTATGGATAATATAAGCGCGCCTGCAACGAGCAAGCGATGTAACCATGTGGCTGCCGCCTTTTCAGATACAGCCATCCACATTTTCTTTGTTCTGGAGCAAACCAGTTGATATGTTATATTCATAGGTATAGCCTCTTTAAAAATTGATTATTTTAAAACCATGATACCAGTTGAAGCCAGAAACGTCCGCTGTGTCTGCGATCGTCAGCATCATTTCCCTGAATGCTTTTTCCATCATTTGAGCCGACCTTATGGGCATAAGTGACCCTCAGGCTGAAGGTGCCAGCCCTTTGAACATTTAATCCGATACCCATGCCTGAAAGGGTATAATCGTTTTTCCCGGTGGCATTGGTTATTGCGCCTGGCCAGGGGTTATTATGAAGTTTGGACCATCCTGCATCGAAGAATCCTATAAGCTGGGTTGTGGTATTTAAGTACTGTCGTGGAATATCCATACGGAGTTCCAAGGTCCCGGCATATCCCTCATCACCTGATGCCTCACCCACCGGGTAGGCACGTACGCCATAGGGCCCGCCCAGTATAAATTTCTGGGAAGAGTCAAGGTTTCCTGATGCAATCTGTCCCCTGGTGGAAATAAACATGGAAAACAGTGAATTAAGCCTCTGAAGACGGGCCAGGGAAAAGGTGCTTCGTAAAAAACTGCCGTCTGTGCGAGGACCTTCTGCATCCGCAGACATGTTTGATAACAGGCCTGAAAGATCCACATCGCCGATATAGCTGTTTATATCCATGCTGGTGAGCCCCCCTCCCGCGAACGTGTCATAGAAATTTCCGGTAAGTGCAATCTTACCCACTCCAAGTTCACGGTCGCGGGTCTTAATGCTGTTGGTCTCGTCCTCAAGTATGAAATATTCGATACCCGTGCCTGCCCAGAGGCTGGCCCGCCTTGATCTCATAACAGGATATGAGAAATTAAGCTCAATGGTCTGCGCCTGGCCTTTTGCATTGAGGGCTTTAAACTCCTCTCCAAGCTCATAGTCGAGATAGGTCAAGGCCAGATCACCTTTCAGTCCGCTATAACCAAGTGGAAGGGAATATGAGGCTACTCCATTAAACATATCATCAGCGCCAATGACTGAAAGACCTATCTGATCACCCAGGCCAAATGGGTCATTTACCCGCAACTGACCAGCCCCTCGAATATCTCCTGTATAACGGTCACCGTGGTTATCTATAAAAAACAGCCCCTGAATAAGAGGACCTTCTGAGGCATTTATTTTAAGAGAGGTTGAACCCGGAGTTTTCCCTGGCTCAAGAGATGCCTGTGCCTTTATCCCCGGAAGGTCATTTATTAGGAGTACAGCCCGTTCTATCAGGGCCATTCGTGTTGCGCTCTCTTCAGGGATTGCATTGTCAGCCATCCCTTGAAGAAGGTCTTTTTTGACCCTTGCAGGTTCCCTGACATTTATATTGACCTTGCCTGAAATCTGCCCTGCGATAACACGGATATCTATAATGCCCTCCGTGATATCCTGTTCAGGGAGATATGCATGAGCAAGTAGAAACCCTTTATTTTCACGCAGATAGTTTGTTACATAGAGGGCTATCTGCTTAAGCTCAAAAAATGTAAGCTCTTTATTGATCTTTTCCTTCACAAGTCCATACAATTCTACCTCTGTGGCCATTGTGGAATAATTGCCAGTGAATTTTATCTCCCTGACAGTGATTTTGACATCTGCGTCAGAAGATGGCGCTTCAGCCTCTTTAATGACCTCTTTTTCCGGTAAACGGTCAGGAAGGGCAGGGTCTGACTGCCTTTGCTCTTTTAGAATGCTTCCAGCATCAGGCTGGGCCATTATAGCGCCACACAATGATAAAAATATAATGAAAACATATAGTAACAGACTTAAAAAGAATGATGGTTTCATGAATATGCCTCGTATTATTGCTGTATATGAATAAAAACCCAATAATTTATTTTAAATTTATGAAAAACAAAAAATATTAGAGCAAGAAATGTGCCGTAATTTTTAGTATAACGCTGTCAGCATATCAGGCCTTAATTCTTGGCAGGTAAATTTAGCTTGTCAATATTGAAACACACCCCCTTTTGAAACCATATCGGGTATACGTAATTCAGGAGCCTTGATGCTGCAGCTCAGTTTGTAAGAGAAAGATTTACAGAGTTTGTGCATAAACAGGCTATGGAGGCGGGCACAAGCACCCGGACAATAACAAGCTTTCGATGGATTTTACGAACCATACCCTCGGTAATCGGGTCTCCCATTTCAAGACAGTCTGAAACAAATTCAAAGGCTGAACGATAATTCAATAATTCTCTTGTATCGTCCGGGTCTGCTTCCGGAACCGCTTCACCATTCTACAGGCGTTCAGCCTGATCCAGGGTCAGCCGTGTTCCATCAATATGGGTTGTATGATGAGCTTCTTTAATGAGGGCCTTGTTACCCATTTCTGTGACCCAATCATCAGACATCTTTGCTGCCTCTAAAAATCCGCGAGCGCGTTCAATTTGAGTAATGGCCATTGTTATTTTATTGGTGATTGTAAACTTCGGATTAGAAAACTATGGGTGTCGCGTCTTCATTTTTAACAGATTGCAGTAATCACAAATCAAAAACAACTGGAAACCTCGATCACAACCTGCTAAATACTACGTCGCAGCCTGCCTTAGGATTTAACAGGGCAAACAATTGTCAGTTATCAAAAAGCGTATAAACCGATAAGACTTGTAAGGCAGTAATTCATTATATTTCAAAAGATATAATGGTTAGGTTTAAGCCTTTTTATAAAAAATACAAGATTTATTACTAGCCTTTTAGACCGTAGGCTGAAGGCTATTAGGGATAGATTTAATCCAGATATTTCAGATGAGACATCTCTTGCACTTTTGGTTTGACTTGGGAAAGTTAGCCCCAGTGCGATACTATTTCCTTTTTTCGGCTCAATGTATGATCGTGGAAAGTAATTATCCATCTTTCTAAAACTGAACTTGATCTCTTTTCCTTCCTTATCCTAAAAACTTTAAAGGTATCCTGAAAATAAAAAAGGCTGATTTTAAAATCAGCCTTTTAGTATTTTATTGAGATGCCGAGACACAGAGTTGAACTGTGGACACGAGGATTTTCAGTCCTCTGCTCTACCGACTGAGCTATCTCGGCATGTTGTGAAGAGCCTTATAACCTTTCCTTTTATTGTGGTCAAGATGAAAATTAAAAAAATAGCGATGTCTGGTTATACTAAAAATGCCAGCCATCAATAATGAAAAAAACTATTTTTTATCCTCCGGGGTATCAAGGTCAAGATCAATATCAAGATTCTCAAGATCTAATGTCAGGTCAGACATGGAATCATTAAGATTGTTGCCTTCAAGACTGCCCAGATCAAATGACTGTGAATCATCAATCTTCTCTTCAGCCTCTTCCGTGTCAATGCTGTCAAGCTTAAGCTCGCCTGTCTCCTGATTATCCAGATCCATTGCCCCTGAAAAGAGGTTACTCCCGGTACCTTTAAAGTCTTCATCATCAAAGGACAGGTCTGACAAATCAATGCCATCCTCTTCCTGAGGGGTGGC encodes the following:
- a CDS encoding filamentous hemagglutinin N-terminal domain-containing protein, producing MNITYQLVCSRTKKMWMAVSEKAAATWLHRLLVAGALILSILMVSIGEAQALDPGELPTNGQVIAGEADISQSGSSMTVEQQTEHMVAEWDTFNIGTDASVNFQQPGTSSVALNRIHDQNPSQIFGSLTANGQIYLLNPSGVYFGPTAQVDVGALTASTLNISNDNFLAGKYSFEKSGNAGSVINEGVIQAFKGGYVAFIAPEIRNQGTINTPSGTTVLSAGNRVSLDFTGDSLVTFTVDQGAIDAQIENKGIIQADSGTVIMTARAADELTQAVINNSGKIEAKTLENRSGRILLLSDMESGETIVGGRLDASAPDGGDGGFIETSAAKVTVQEGAVITTAAPQGFTGTWLIDPQDYTIAATGGDITGSQLSTNLGSTSVTILSADGATEGSGDIFVNDRITWSANTLTLNAHRNIEINRELFGSGSAKLALEYGQGATAWGNTASYSVNGPVNLPAGDNFSTKLGSNGTVKLFTVIKTLGSAGSTTTTDLQGITGNLSGNYALGGNIDAAATATWNPKGTDPETYAGFVPIGNNSNSFIGTFDGLGHTISGLVINRPDTDYVGLFGGTDNAAVSNVGIIGGYIAGKNIVGGLVGYNYDYSIITNSYSTGAVTGSSYVGGLVGYNYDYSDITNSYSTGAVTGSSFAGGLVGYNHRSSITNSYAAGAVAGSSYYVGGLAGAISLSTIENSYATGTVSGVDSSVGGLVGGIGDSTITTSYATGAVTGSSFAGGLVGVKSTELSTVTNSFYDSDTTGKSDSDFGIPMSTEQMMEQKNYSGWDFTDTWYMIDGNTRPFLRMEYSTNITNAHQLQLMQLDLDADYTLANNIDMGELTQASGLWNTSTGFDPIGNAWNVLFTGTFDGLGHTISGLVINRPDTDYVGLFGGTDNAAVSNVGVIGGSIEGDVFVGALAGGIGSSTITNSYATGSVSGHEHVGGLLGAIVDSSSITNSYATGVVLGDDNVGGLVGTNTDSSSITNSYATGSVSGTGGVGGLVGGSNSSITNSYATGSVSGTDYVGGLLGYNAGGTVTNSFYSDTTGQNDTGKGDLKNTEDMKKLTTFMGESWAWDIDDTGGTGKTWRIYEGNTYPLLRSFMTAATVTVSDLTRVYNGTTTIAGVAHNWDMTIDAGKISGAPVYTAIGKDVGEHAISLTGLYSNQEGYDIIAQDGTVNITAKAITVSGVTASDKVYNADATAAINTGSAVITAGAAADDDNKYYTGDNVTLDVSGAAGAFVDKNVGTDKAVTISGFTLSGSDSGNYMVSDASNATAKITPKAITISGVTADDKVYDATAAATVDTTNATGWIAGDTISVSASGLFDNKNVGADKTVVISGFTLSGEDSGNYTITGQTVTTADITQKPLTALYTGIDKVYDALTTADVTGFSMDIFDEDTVTFNQSADFTDKNVGTDKTVNVAGIFISGTDAANYSLQNLTASTTADITPKAIAISGITASDKVYDATTDTTVYTANASGWIEGDVVSVSATGTFVNKNAGTDKTVTLTSTYTGSDLLNYTITDQATTTADIAPKAITISGITVPDKVYDATAAATVDTTNATGWIAGDTISVSASGLFANKNVGADKTVVVSGFTLSGEDSGNYTITGQTVTTANITPALLTITANNDTKIFNNLPYIGGNGVVYDGFAGNETPAVLSGGLGYGGSSQGAVLVGEYGIEPYGLESDNYEIVYYSGILNIRESVNENILASLTSRQNGTNGTGQNLKNGLSGSQFDMGPGTGSNTITGFGNLQLVTYNITDIRSATLVSKSGSSDITFGPAPGNGTVMIIGDSPSNEMDIVIESMPVFEQTGEGEPVWQNSYTLREGDQVISLTPDQEASRQQPPDITVPGQQMPYTLRLEDGTSVQFYTGITPGGYLFISAPPDTGAINQERLILMAITVLKNELHEDSSDIKGVIIHRNPQGI
- a CDS encoding ShlB/FhaC/HecB family hemolysin secretion/activation protein; translation: MAQPDAGSILKEQRQSDPALPDRLPEKEVIKEAEAPSSDADVKITVREIKFTGNYSTMATEVELYGLVKEKINKELTFFELKQIALYVTNYLRENKGFLLAHAYLPEQDITEGIIDIRVIAGQISGKVNINVREPARVKKDLLQGMADNAIPEESATRMALIERAVLLINDLPGIKAQASLEPGKTPGSTSLKINASEGPLIQGLFFIDNHGDRYTGDIRGAGQLRVNDPFGLGDQIGLSVIGADDMFNGVASYSLPLGYSGLKGDLALTYLDYELGEEFKALNAKGQAQTIELNFSYPVMRSRRASLWAGTGIEYFILEDETNSIKTRDRELGVGKIALTGNFYDTFAGGGLTSMDINSYIGDVDLSGLLSNMSADAEGPRTDGSFLRSTFSLARLQRLNSLFSMFISTRGQIASGNLDSSQKFILGGPYGVRAYPVGEASGDEGYAGTLELRMDIPRQYLNTTTQLIGFFDAGWSKLHNNPWPGAITNATGKNDYTLSGMGIGLNVQRAGTFSLRVTYAHKVGSNDGKSIQGNDADDRRHSGRFWLQLVSWF